In Vagococcus luciliae, one genomic interval encodes:
- a CDS encoding PLP-dependent aminotransferase family protein, with protein sequence MEIKINKSSHTPLYRQIMNQLINQISDGILYEGYRLPSERTLANQLLINRSTVVRAYDELEAQGFVEKKASSGTYILSQSGEKQENHLRRIIQYNDLKYQKSEYEQQLEKLLLNDKYSVLDGYTGELPYSLIPNISLPNVNWQSFLSEEVSNLGYLPLRNKIAQLVYDMYSHYPKSQELMLTAGGQQSLVLLIQALLKSGDTVAVEDPSFFNGISVLNAMSIKVIKIPVDQDGMCVSDLEKAVKKQNIQLILTNPNFQNPTGTTMSLTRRKKLIELCHMYRIPIIEDDVFGQLSFHSPNQYPLLKEMAPQSVIYIGSLSKILGSRMQLGWIEAPSYVLDEVVKLRDEYETQLNIFPQVMASFALTNPNFSKKLSLLQETLKNRMIYFVNLLQMTLSKDIDFTLPKGGYYIWLTYNRRILTKEDWLLLIDSHLAVLPSFTITKSSQSCRVNIARLDKKKMDLFVLKLKEIVLQWNKQIPE encoded by the coding sequence ATGGAAATAAAAATCAACAAATCATCCCACACCCCTTTATATCGACAAATTATGAATCAATTAATTAATCAAATTAGTGATGGGATTTTATATGAAGGTTATCGTTTACCATCAGAAAGAACATTAGCGAATCAGCTACTTATTAATCGAAGTACAGTAGTTCGAGCATATGATGAATTAGAAGCACAAGGATTCGTGGAAAAAAAGGCAAGTAGTGGAACGTATATTTTGAGTCAATCTGGAGAAAAACAGGAAAATCATTTAAGACGGATAATTCAATACAATGACCTTAAATATCAAAAAAGTGAGTACGAACAGCAATTAGAAAAATTATTGTTGAATGATAAATACAGTGTATTGGATGGTTATACTGGAGAATTACCTTATAGTTTAATTCCAAATATTAGTTTACCTAATGTTAATTGGCAATCTTTTTTATCGGAAGAAGTATCTAATTTAGGGTATCTCCCATTAAGAAATAAGATTGCCCAATTAGTGTATGATATGTATTCGCATTATCCCAAATCACAAGAACTTATGTTAACTGCTGGAGGTCAACAAAGTTTGGTTCTATTGATTCAAGCTTTATTAAAGTCTGGGGATACGGTTGCTGTTGAAGATCCATCTTTTTTTAATGGGATATCTGTATTAAATGCCATGTCAATTAAGGTGATTAAGATTCCCGTTGACCAAGATGGAATGTGCGTATCAGATTTAGAAAAAGCTGTAAAAAAACAAAATATTCAACTTATTTTAACCAATCCAAACTTTCAAAATCCTACTGGTACAACGATGAGCCTAACACGTCGTAAAAAATTGATAGAATTGTGTCATATGTATCGTATCCCGATTATTGAAGATGATGTATTTGGTCAACTATCCTTTCATTCTCCCAATCAATATCCATTGTTAAAAGAGATGGCGCCACAATCTGTGATCTATATAGGCTCTTTGTCAAAAATATTGGGAAGTCGTATGCAATTAGGATGGATTGAAGCACCAAGCTATGTATTAGATGAAGTAGTTAAATTACGAGATGAGTATGAAACGCAACTAAATATTTTTCCACAAGTTATGGCATCTTTTGCATTAACTAATCCAAATTTTTCAAAAAAATTATCTCTTCTACAAGAAACACTTAAAAATCGAATGATTTATTTTGTTAATTTACTTCAAATGACTTTATCCAAAGACATTGACTTTACGTTACCAAAGGGTGGGTATTATATTTGGTTAACTTATAATAGGAGAATATTGACAAAAGAAGATTGGCTATTATTAATAGATAGCCATTTGGCAGTATTACCCAGTTTTACGATTACCAAAAGCAGTCAAAGTTGTCGCGTGAATATAGCAAGATTGGATAAGAAAAAAATGGATTTATTTGTATTGAAACTGAAAGAGATTGTTCTACAATGGAATAAACAAATACCAGAATGA